In Fulvia fulva chromosome 10, complete sequence, a single window of DNA contains:
- a CDS encoding ATPase WRNIP1, with protein MVACPICEKPVREANINRHIDSDCNAFLDEPSPPPTQITTNASSAKTPKLAGFFTPAARKSLRPRTEDASSPISSTQIAPAKSTTIAFPSTAPAKRARDEDEHDQVDGVQEKAQPTAPPTKKPKNAHQPLAERMRPQSLDQVAGQELVGSNGVLRNLIVTDRVPSMILWGGPGTGKTTIARLIAQTAGTRFVEINSTSSGVAECKKLFAEAKNELALTGRKTIIFCDEIHRFSKSQQDVFLGPVEAGQVTLIGATTENPSFKVVNALLSRCRTFTLAKLSDEHIFGILKRALSREVPSLPTPSPSPSSEEQVDNKEDVPNTGDNSLSLLTEDDYSLVRYLAAFADGDARTGLNLLELALDLCKKPGISLDDVKKSLTQTLVYDRAGDQHYDTISAFHKSVRGSNADAALYYLARMLQSGEDPLYVARRMVVIASEDVGIADNSLLSLATATYTAAEKIGMPECRINLAHCTVALCQAPKSVRAYRGLNAAYAALNEPGVAGLPVPVHLRNAPTKLMKELGYGKEYKYNPDFKDGRVVQDYLPDKLEGRVFLKSEDLGKTIDPDVAELDEELRYAEELERGEELLLNPDGD; from the coding sequence ATGGTCGCGTGTCCGATCTGTGAGAAGCCGGTGAGGGAGGCCAACATCAACCGGCACATCGACTCCGACTGCAACGCCTTCCTGGACGAACCGAGCCCGCCACCAACGCAGATCACCACCAATGCATCAAGCGCGAAGACTCCCAAGCTCGCCGGCTTCTTCACGCCCGCAGCGAGGAAAAGCTTGCGCCCGAGGACGGAAGATGCATCGTCGCCGATATCGAGTACGCAGATAGCGCCCGCCAAGTCAACGACCATCGCATTCCCCAGCACCGCACCAGCCAAACGAGCGCGAGACGAGGATGAGCATGATCAGGTCGATGGCGTTCAAGAGAAGGCGCAACCAACAGCGCCGCCTACTAAGAAGCCCAAGAATGCACATCAGCCACTAGCGGAGCGAATGCGGCCGCAGAGTCTGGATCAAGTAGCCGGACAAGAGCTGGTGGGATCAAACGGCGTACTGCGGAACTTGATCGTCACAGATCGCGTGCCGTCTATGATCCTATGGGGAGGGCCAGGAACGGGAAAGACGACGATAGCACGACTCATCGCGCAGACTGCTGGGACGAGGTTCGTGGAGATCAACAGCACGTCAAGTGGAGTGGCCGAGTGCAAGAAACTGTTTGCAGAGGCAAAGAATGAGCTTGCATTGACGGGGAGGAAAACGATCATATTCTGTGACGAGATCCATCGGTTCAGTAAGAGTCAGCAAGACGTATTCCTTGGGCCAGTGGAAGCTGGGCAGGTCACATTGATTGGAGCAACTACAGAGAACCCATCTTTCAAGGTTGTGAATGCACTGCTGAGCAGATGCAGAACTTTCACATTGGCAAAGCTCAGTGATGAGCATATATTCGGCATCTTGAAGAGGGCATTGTCACGGGAAGTGCCCAGCTTGCCGACTCCTTCGCCGAGTCCGTCATCTGAAGAGCAAGTGGACAACAAGGAAGACGTCCCGAACACGGGGGACAACAGCTTGTCCCTGCTCACAGAGGACGACTACTCGCTGGTCCGCTACCTGGCGGCCTTTGCCGACGGCGATGCCAGAACCGGTCTCAACCTGTTGGAGCTAGCCCTGGACCTGTGCAAGAAGCCTGGCATTTCCCTCGACGATGTCAAGAAGAGCCTTACCCAGACCTTGGTCTACGATCGAGCGGGCGATCAGCACTATGACACCATCTCGGCCTTCCACAAATCGGTCCGTGGTAGCAATGCTGATGCGGCGCTATACTACCTGGCGCGGATGCTGCAGTCGGGGGAGGACCCACTATATGTCGCCAGACGCATGGTAGTAATTGCCAGCGAAGATGTCGGTATCGCAGACAATAGCTTGTTATCTCTCGCCACGGCGACATATACCGCAGCTGAGAAGATTGGCATGCCCGAATGTCGGATCAACCTCGCCCACTGCACCGTCGCGTTGTGCCAGGCGCCGAAGTCTGTGAGGGCCTATCGCGGGCTCAACGCCGCCTATGCTGCATTGAATGAGCCTGGTGTTGCGGGGCTTCCTGTACCTGTCCACCTTCGCAACGCACCCACCAAACTGATGAAGGAGCTTGGTTACGGGAAGGAATACAAATACAACCCAGACTTCAAAGACGGCCGGGTAGTCCAGGACTATCTTCCAGACAAGCTTGAAGGGAGAGTCTTCCTCAAGTCAGAAGACCTTGGGAAGACGATTGACCCGGATGTAGCAGAGCTTGATGAGGAGCTTCGTTATGCTGAAGAGCTTGAACGAGGTGAAGAGCTGCTCCTGAACCCTGACGGTGATTGA